In Serratia liquefaciens ATCC 27592, the genomic stretch CACCGGTGTGCTGGCGACGCTGGATATCGCGCTTATGCCCTATCAGTTGTTTACCTCTCGCCCGGAGCGGGCACCGGCGATTGCTATTATCTTGGGCGATCGTGCGCTGACCAGCTTTAGTCCGAATTTAATGCCGGTGAACCAGTTACCGAACGAGAAAGCCGATCGCATCTCTATCGCCGGCACGCCGATGACCATTCTGTTTTATAACCAAAAGCTGACGCCCAACGATATTCGCCTCACCCTGATGGGCAGCCTGGTACTGTCATTAATGATCGGCGTACTCTGTTATTACATGCTGTTGCTGCGCCAGAGCCCGGAACGCGCCCTGATGCGCGGTATCAAACGCAACGAATTCTTTATCGAATATCAGCCGGTGTTCCATACCCAAAGCGGCACCATCGGCGGACTGGAAGCCTTGATCCGCTGGCAGCATCCGATTGAAGGCCGCATCCCGCCGGATCTGTTTATTCCCTATGCCGAAAGCGAAGGGCTGATTGTGCCGCTAACGCGCCATCTGTTCCGCCTGATTGCCGAAGATGCACCCAAGTTGGCGACGGCGCTACCGCAGGGGGCCAAGCTCGGTCTGAACATCTCCCCTTCCCACCTTAGCGCCCCCTCCTTCCATCACGACGTGTATGAATTGCTGGCGCAACTGCCGGGCGATTACTTTACGTTGGTCTTTGAGATTACCGAGCGTGGCATGGTGGAAGAAGGCAATGCGCTGGCGGAGTTCGACTGGCTGCACCAGCAGGGCATCGAGATCGCCATTGATGATTTCGGTACCGGCCACAGCGCGCTGATCTATCTGGAACGCTTTAGCATGGATTATCTGAAAATAGATCGTGGTTTCGTTAACTCCATCGGCCAGGACACGGTCACCGCCCCGGTCCTGGACGCGGTGATTTCGCTGGCGAAAAAGCTGAAGATGCAAACCGTAGCGGAAGGCGTAGAAACCGCAGAACAGGTGAGCTTTCTGCAGGAACAGGACGTGAATTTCATGCAGGGATATTATTACAGCAGACCACTGAGCATCGACAACTTCGTGGCCTTCTGCAATGCCCATACCGTGATGGATCATCAGGCGCTAAAGGGCTGATCTTTTAACTTCTTTACCCTGCGGCACGGCGGCAAATGTTATGCTGGCCGCAGGCTTAATTGACTTTACAGCAGGAGCTTACCGTCAAGATGTCCGTGCGCGTTTTTGCTGCCCTGGTGCTCTCAGCACTGAGTTTCGGTCTGCAGGCTGAAACCCTCAATGAAAGCTATGCTTTCGCCCAGCTCGGTGAGCCCAAGTACTCCACCGATTTTAGCCATTACGACTACGTTAACCCGGCGGCGCCCAAAGGTGGCGATGTGCGGCTGGCAGCGATCGGCACCTATGATAACTTCAACCGCTACGCCCCCCGCGGCGTGCCCGGCGAACGCACCGACGCATTGTATGACTCTCTGTTTACTACCTCGGACGATGAAATAGGCAGCTACTACCCGCTGATTGCCGAATCTGCCCGCTTCCCGGCCGACATGCGCTGGGTAGAGATCGATATCAACGCCCGCGCCCGCTTCCACGATAGCACGCCCATCACCGCCGCCGACGTGGCCTTCACCTTTAACAAGTTTATGACCGAGGGCGTACCGCAGTTTCGCGTCGCCTACAAAGGCATTACGGTCAAGGCTATCTCACGTCTGACGGTACGTATCGAATTCCCGCAGCCGGATAAAGACAAACTGCTGGGGCTGTTTAGCCTCCCCATATTGCCGCAAAGCTTCTGGAAAGATCACAAGTTGAATGACCCCCTGAGCACGCCGCCGCTCAGCAGCGGGCCGTACAAGATTGCCAGCTACCGCCTAGGCCAATATATTACCTATCAGCGCGTGCGAGATTATTGGGCGGCTAACCTGCCGGTTAACCGTGGCCGTTTTAACTTCGACAGCATCCGCTACGACTACTACCTGGACGATAAAGTTGCGCTGGAAGCCTTTAAGGCCGGTGCCTATGACTTCCGCATTGAAGGCTCGCCAAAAAACTGGGCAACCCAGTACCAGGGGGGCAATTTCGCACGCAACTATATAATCAAACAGGACGAAACCAACCAGTCGGCGCAAAATACCCGCTGGATGGCCTTCAACATGAGACGCCCGCTGTTTGCCGACCCCAAGATTCGCGAGGCGATCACGCTGGCGTTTGATTTTGACTGGATGAACAAGGCGCTGTATTACAATGCCTATCAACGCACCAACAGCTATTTCCAAAATACGCCTTACGCCGCCAGCGGTTATCCTGACGCGGCTGAATTGGCGCTGCTGGCACCGCTGAAGGGCAAGGTACCGGCGGAAGTCTTCACCAGTATCTACCAGCCACCGTCCTCCGACGGCAGCGGCAACGATCGCCAGAACCTGCTGAAAGCCACGCAATTGCTGAACCAGGCCGGCTGGGAAGTGAAAAACCAGCGGTTGGTGAACAGCAAAACCGGCCAGCCCTTCAGCTTCGAACTGATGCTGCTGAGCGGCAGCAACTTCCAGTACGTATTGCCGTTCCAGCACAACCTGAAACGGCTGGGCATCGATATGCAGATCCGTGAGATCGACATATCCCAATTCACTAAGCGTATGCGAGACGGTGATTTCGACATGATGCCGACGGTCTATTTGGCTATGCCCTTCCCAAGCTCCAGCCTTGAGACGCTTTGGGATTCCAAATACATCAACTCCAGTTGGAATACCCCCGGCGTCACCGATCCGGCCGTCGACAGCCTGGTCAGGCAGATCGCCGCGCACCAGGGCGACGAGAAAGCCCTGCTGCCGCTGGGCAGGGCGTTGGATCGGGTACTGACCTGGAACAGGTACATGCTGCCGATGTGGTATTCCAATCACGATCGCTACGCGTACTGGGACAAATTCTCCACGCCGCCTATCCGCCCGGCCTATGTGATCGGCTTCGATAACTGGTGGTTTGACGTCAATAAGGCGGCGCGTTTGCCGACTCAACAACAATAAGGAATCTGCGATGGCGGCTTATTTAATTCGCAGACTGCTGCTGATTATCCCCACCCTGTGGGCGATCATCACCATTAACTTTTTTATCGTGCAAATTGCGCCCGGTGGCCCGGTCGATCAGGCCATCGCCACTATCGAAATGGGCCAGAGCAGCGGCTTCGGCGGCGGCGGAACAGGCGACGGCCTGGGACATGCGCGTACCGGCGTTGCCAGTGCCACGGACAGTCAATACCGCGGCTCCCGCGGGTTGGATCCGGAAGTGATCGCCGAAATCACCAAACGCTATGGCTTCGACAAGCCGCTGCACGAGCGCTATTTCACCATGTTGTGGAATTACATGCGCCTCGACTTCGGCGACAGCCTGTTCCGCGGCGCGTCGGTGATGCAGCTGGTCGGTCATAGCCTGCCAGTCTCCATTACGCTGGGGCTGTGGAGTACGCTGATCATTTACCTGGTGTCGATCCCGCTGGGGATCCGCAAAGCCGTACATAACGGCAGCGCCTTCGACACCTGGAGCAGTACCCTGATTATCATCGGTTACGCCATTCCCGCTTTTCTGTTCGCCATTCTGATGATTGTGCTGTTCGCCGGTGGCAGCTATCTCGACTGGTTCCCGCTGCGTGGTCTGGTTTCCAGCAATTTCGATACCCTGCCGTGGTACAGCAAAATCACCGACTACCTGTGGCATATCACCCTGCCCGTTCTGGCGACGGTGATTGGCGGTTTCGCCACCCTGACCATGCTGACCAAGAATTCGTTCCTCGACGAGATCCGCAAACAGTACGTGGTTACCGCCCGCGCCAAAGGGTTGGACGAGAACAAAATCCTTTATCGTCACGTGTTTCGCAATGCCATGCTGCTGGTGATCGCCGGCTTCCCGGCGACCTTTGTCAGCATGTTTTTCACCGGCTCTTTACTGATCGAGGTGATGTTCTCGCTTAACGGGCTGGGCCTGTTGGGCTATGACGCCACGCTGCAGCGCGATTATCCGGTGATGTTCGGCACGCTGTATATCTTCACCCTGATTGGCCTGCTGTTGAATATTCTCAGCGATATCACCTATACCCTGGTCGATCCGCGTATTGATTTCGAGGCCCGCCAATGAGCCGCTTAAGCCCAATTAACCAGGCGCGTTGGGCACGTTTTCGCAGCAACCGCCGCGGCTACTGGTCGCTGTGGATTTTTCTGGTGCTGTTTGTCCTCAGCCTGGGGGCCAACCTGATCGCCAACGACAGACCACTGCTGGTGCGCTACGAAGGGCGCCTGTATCTGCCGTTCATCATCGACTACAGCGAGACCACCTTCGGCGGCGAGCTGAACACCGCCACCGACTATCAAGATCCCTTCGTAAAAAAACAGATCGACAGCCACGGCTGGGCGGTTTGGCCGCCGATCCGCTTCAGTTACGACACCATCAATTTCGCTACCGAAGTGCCCTTCCCCTCCGCGCCTTCACGCCACAATCTGTTGGGCACCGACGGTAACGGCAGCGACGTGCTGGCCCGCGTGCTGTATGGCTTTCGTATTTCGATGCTGTTCGGGCTGGCGTTGACGCTGTTCTCCAGCGTGATTGGCGTTTGCGTCGGTGCCGTACAGGGCTACTACGGCGGGCGCATAGACCTGTGGGGCCAGCGCTTTATCGAGGTGTGGTCGGGCATGCCGACGCTGTTTTTGATCATTTTGTTGTCGAGCATCGTACAACCCAATTTCTGGTGGCTGCTCGGCATCACCATTTTATTCGGCTGGATGAGCCTGGTGGGCGTGGTGCGCGCCGAGTTCTTGCGTACCCGCAACTACGACTATATCCGCGCCGCACGCGCCATGGGGGTGCAGGATCGGGTCATTATGTATCGCCATATGCTGCCCAATGCGATGGTGGCGATGCTGACTTTCTTGCCGTTTATTCTGTGCGGCTCCATCACGACCCTGACCTCGCTCGACTTCCTTGGCTTCGGCCTGCCGATAGGTTCCCCGTCGCTCGGCGAACTGCTGCTGCAGGGCAAGAACAACCTTCAGGCGCCGTGGCTCGGCATCACCGCTTTCCTGGTGCTGGCGGTGCTGCTGTCTTTACTCATCTTTATCGGCGAAGCGGTACGCGACGCCTTTGACCCCAGCAAGGCGCATTAATATGGCTAGCACTCCTCTGCTTTCAATTCAGGATCTCGGCGTGGCTTTTCGTCAGGGAGAGGTATTGAACCCGGTGGTCAATGGCCTTTCGCTGCAGATCGAAAAGGCAGAGACGCTGGCGTTGGTGGGTGAGTCCGGTTCAGGCAAAAGCGTCACTGCGCTGTCGGTATTGCGCCTGCTGCCCTCGCCTCCGGTGGTCTATACCGCCGGCGATATCCAGTTCAACGGCAATTCGCTGCTGCATGCGCCAGAGGCCGAGCTGCGCAAGGTGCGCGGCAACCAGATTTCGATGATTTTCCAGGAGCCGATGGTGTCGCTCAATCCGCTGCACACCATTGAAAAACAGCTGGCCGAAGTACTGGCGCTGCATCGCGGCATGCGGCGCGACGTCGCACGCGGCGAGATCATCCAATGCCTGGATCGCGTCGGTATCCGCAATGCCAAAGGACGGTTGAAAGACTATCCGCATCAGCTTTCCGGCGGCGAGCGGCAGCGGGTGATGATCGCCATGGCGGTGCTGACCCAGCCCAAATTGCTGATCGCGGATGAACCCACCACCGCGCTTGATGTGACTATCCAGGCGCAAATTCTACTGCTGCTGAAGGAGCTGAAGCAGGAAATGGGCATGGGGCTGCTGTTTATCACCCACAACCTGAATATTGTGCGTCGCCTGGCGGACAACGTGGCGGTGATGCGCCAGGGCCAATGCGTTGAGCAGAAAGACCGTGTCCGCCTGTTTAGCCAGCCGCAGCATCCTTACACCCAGCAATTGCTGGCGGCGGAGAACGTGGGCGATCCGCTGCCCTTGCCGGCGGATGCCGCTCCGCTGCTGAAGGTGGAAAACCTGCAGGTCAGCTTCCCAATCAAGCGCGGTTTGCTGCGCCGCACGGTCGGTCATCATTATGCACTGAAGGATTTGAGTTTTGAGCTGAAGGCCGGGGAAAGCGTTGGGCTGGTAGGAGAATCAGGTTCGGGGAAAAGCACCACCGGGCTGGCGCTATTGCGTCTGCTGAGTGCCAAAGGCGCTATGTGGTTTAACGGCCAGCCGCTGCACCAGTTCAGCATGAAGCAAATGCTGCCGTACCGCAGCCAGATGCAGATTGTGTTCCAGGATCCTTTCTCGGCGCTGAACCCCCGGCTGAACGTGCTGCAAATTATTGCCGAAGGTCTGGAAGTACACCAGAAACTGAGTGCCGAGCAGCGAGAACAGCGGGTGATCGAGGTATTGCAAGAAGTGGGATTGGATCCTGCTTTGCGCCACCGTTACCCAACCGAGTTTTCCGGCGGCCAACGCCAACGTATCGCCATCGCACGTGCGCTGATTTTACAACCGCAGTTGCTGATCCTGGATGAGCCAACCTCGTCGCTGGACAAATCGGTGCAGGCGCAAATCTTGACGTTGCTGAAATCACTGCAACAACGCCACCGGCTGGCCTATCTGTTTATCAGCCACGATTTACAGGTAGTGCGTTCGCTGTGTCATCAGGTCATTGTATTGCGACAGGGAGAGGTGGTTGAGCAAGGCGATTGTCAGACGATCTTTAACTCGCCCGCCGCCGCTTATACGCAGCAGCTGTTGCAGTTGGCGGACTAGCGGCGGGAGTCAGAAAGGATATTGCGCACTCATGGGTTCGGCGATAGCGGCACCGACGTTTTTGAGCCGGCACAGGGTGGTGCTTTCGTCACAGCGTTGCACAAACAGGCAAGGCTCCCCTTCCCACTCCACGATGGCGCAGTCGACCTGAATCTCCTGCAAAGACAGATTAAGCTGCTGCATGACCTGCCAGGCGTCAGCCCCTTCATGGCTGAGCAGTTTCAGGCCAATCAGGTTGTTATCTTCGTCTATTCCGCTGAGCGGAATCGGTTCGACCTTGACGCCGGTAGAGCCTGATAGCCAACGATAACTTTGCGGCAAGCGATGCACTACCGAAAGTTGGATACTTTCCACATGAAATCCCTAGTTTGAAAAATGAAACGCTTTTAACCTGACAGGGTAACTAAGTTATAGCCGCTGCGTCCCGACTCTGCCGCCCATGAATGTTATTTAAATGTAAATAATGTCACAGACAGTTAACTTACCCCTGCGCTTACTGATGTCCTGCCGTTTTTCAGACACTCTGCGTTGTCGTTTCACAGCATTTTGCGACTCAGCTCGCATTTTTGCGTTATATGTAACCCTTTCCCGCCGCAATCTCAACTCTTTTTTCTCTCAATGCGGTTACTTTTCGCTCTTTATAATTTTACATTGTGGAAACATTTAACTTCTTGACGCCTAGCTCAACCTTAAGTTAATGCCTTGATTATCAATGACCCTAACCTAAACACCCGCCGATTTCCCTTCAAAACCCGGAGTGTAAATACCCGCCGCCGCTTGCCACAGGCAGAGCAATTTATTTAACAAAAAGCACACAGCATGAACGGCAGCCTGTTGATTGGCGTATGGATGCTTAGCAATAAACCGACTGACGTCATTGAAGTTCAGGGAGGCAAAACGGAAGGTGCAACCCACTCAGGCCCAAACGTAACGTTGAGCCTGAGTCAGGGAGGAGAACTACGGCGTATTCGGTGAGGCTTTATGGCGCGGCCGGCTGGCGTATAAATAGAACAGTACCGCAACGATGCTGCACAACGCCATCGAAGAGACCATCGGCCAGGCGCTCTTGCCGGGCGCCATCGCCAGTATCGCGCCCACCAGCGCACCAATACTGAAACGTAGCGTACCGGCCAGAGAGGACGCGGTGCCCGCCATATGCGGGAAATCGTCCAGGATCACTGCCATGGCGTTTGACGAAATCATGGCGATGCAACCCAGATACACCGCCACGCCCAGCACCAACGCCCAGAAGCCGAGGCCGATTGCGCTAACCGCCAGTAACCACAACCCCATCGCCAATTGAACAAACAGGCCCAAACGGAACATTTTGATCGCCCCCAGCCGCCGCACATTGCGGCTGTTGACCAGCGTCGTCAGGAACAAAAACACAATGTTCAGCGCAAAATAGTAACCAAAATGCTGCGGCGATACGTGATTAAGCTCGATATACACAAACGGCCCGGCGCTGAGGAACGAGAACATGCCGGCAAACGAGAAGGCGCTGGCCAGCATGTAGCTCAGCACCCGCTTGTGCCGGAACAATGAAGCGAAGTTGCCCAGCGTGGTTCGCAGATGAAATTTCTGCCGTCGCTCCTTCGGCAGCGTCTCCTTGATAAAGAACGCCACCAGCAACGAACCGATCAGCGCCGCCGCGCCCATGGTCCAGAAAATCGCATGCCAACTGAACCACAGCAGCAGCGCACCGCCGATCATCGGCGCCAGCAAAGGGGCGATGGTCATCACCAGGATGACAAACGACATCATGCGTGAGAATTCGTCCTTGGTGAACATATCGCGCATCAGGGCGTTAATCACCACGCTCGCCGCCGCCGCCGACAGCCCGTGCAGGAAACGCAGGTTGATCAACTGGTCGATCGACTGCGCCATTGCACAGGCGCCGCCGGCAATCGCGAAGATCAGCGTTCCCCACAGGATCACCGGCTTGCGGCCGATACTGTCTGACATTGGCCCGTAGAACAGCTGCCCCAAAGCAAAGCCGAGCATATAGGCGCTGAGCGTCATCTGCACGCTGCCCGCCTCGACGCCGAACTGTTTGGCAATCACCGGCATACTGGGCAAATACATGTCGATAGCCAATGGCATCAGCATGGAAAGCAGGCCCAGAATAAAAATCAAACCGAGGTGAGATGACCGGTTCTGTTGCACGTTCAACGACTCCTTCATCAGCCGTAGTGAAGTAATGAATTAATCCTGCAGGTGCGGTGCGCCCACGCTGGCAATCTCTTCTTCGGTCAGCGGACGGTATTCGCCCTCGGCCAAATCCTCATCCATCACGATGGCACCGATACGTTCGCGGTGCAGTTCGATAACCCGGTTGCCGACCGCCGCAAACATGCGTTTCACCTGGTGATAACGCCCTTCGCTGATGGTCAAACGCACCAGGTTGTCTTCTATCTTTTCCAGTTGCGCAGGGCGGGTCAGATCTTTTTCGTTATGCAACTGCACGCCTTCGGCAAAGCGTTGCGCGGTGTCTTCCGCCAGCGGATGCTCCAGCGTCACCAGATAGGTTTTCTCACAGTGGTGTTTCGGTGAGGTGATGCGATGCGACCATTGACCGTCGTCGGTCATCAGCACCAAGCCGGTGGTATCGATGTCCAGGCGACCGGCGGCGTGCAGCTTATAGGCAACCGGCTCATCGAGGAAATACAGCACCGTCGGATGATCGGGATCGTCCGTAGAACACACGTAACCCTGCGGTTTATTGAGCATAAAGTAGCGCGGGCCCGTGAGCTGCTGCAGCGGGTTGCCGTCAAACGCCACCACCTGCTCCGGAGTCAGTTTCAGGGCTCCGCTCTTAACCACTTCACCGTCGACGGTGACGCGTTTGGCCCGAAGTTCACGCGCTACCAGCGCACGGCTAACACCTAACTGCTGAGATAAAAACTTGTCCAGTCGCATTGAATCTGCTTTGCCTGTCGTTGTTATGATCGCATTGATCGTATTGCTAAAATATGACACCCACCGTTGCACCAGGTGCAACAGGGCAGGTTCGAAGAGGGGGGAACAGCGATTACTGTCACACGAGTATAGCGGCGGAAACGGCCCCCTGACAGAGGTAATTTCCACGCTTCTCGCACCGCGCGCGCTCAGAAGGCATAATAATAGAAATTTTTTAGCCATCAGGGGAGTAGAATGTCACTGTTTTTGTGGGTTCAGATGTTACAAAACCTGTTCCCGATGGCCCTTCTCAATCCACGGCGTTAATTTATGGCCTTTACTCTGCGCCCCTACCAACTGGAAGCGGTCGAAGCCACCATTAAACATTTCCGTCAGCACCCGCAGCCGGCGCTGATTGTGCTGCCGACCGGCGCCGGTAAAAGCCTGGTGATCGCCGAGCTGGCGAAGCGCGCGCGCGGCAGGGTCCTGGTGTTGGCCCACGTGAAAGAACTGGTGGCGCAAAACCACGCCAAATATCGCGCTTACGGACTGGAGGCGGATATCTTTGCCGCCGGTCTGCAGCAAAAAGACAGCGCCGGTAAGGTGGTATTTGGCAGCGTTCAATCGGTGGCGCGCAATCTGTCGCTGTTCGACGGCGCATTTTCCCTGCTGATCATCGACGAATGCCACCGCATCAGTGACGACGACGAAAGCCAGTACCAACAGATTATTCAGCATCTGCAGAAAACCAACCCACAGCTGCGGCTGCTGGGACTGACCGCCACCCCGTACCGGCTGGGAAAAGGCTGGATTTATCAGTATCACTATCACGGCTTTACCCGCGGCGATGCCAGCAGCCTGTTCCGCGACTGCATTTATGAGCTGCCGCTGCGTTACATGATCAAGAACGGCTATTTGGTGCCGCCGGAACGGCTGGACATGCCGATTGTGCAGTATGACTTCAGCCGTCTGGAGGCCAGAAGCAATGGCCTGTTCAGCGAGGTGGACCTGAACCGCGAACTGAAGCAGCAAAATCGCATCACTCCGCATATCATCAGCCAAATCGTGGAATACGCCGAAACGCGTAAGGGGGTGATGATTTTCGCCTCCACCGTTGAGCACGCCCGTGAAGTTCACGGCCTGTTGCCGTCAGGCGAGGCCGCGTTGGTCAGTGCAGAAACCCCTGCCGCCGAGCGCGATGCCCTGATTGAAGCGTTCAAACAGCAGCAATTGCGCTATCTGGTGAATGTGGCGGTACTGACCACCGGTTTTGATGCACCGCACGTTGATCTGATCGCCATCCTGCGCCCAACAGAGTCCGTTAGCCTATATCAACAAATCGTCGGCCGCGGGCTGCGGCTGGCCCCCGGCAAAGAGGATTGTCTGATCCTCGACTACGCCGGGAACCCGCACGACCTGTTCACGCCGGAGGTGGGGGTCAGCAAGCCGCACAGCGATAGCCAACCTGTGCAGGTATTTTGTCCCGGCTGCGGCTTCGCCAACCTGTTCTGGGGCAAGTGCACCGAGAATGGCGATATCATTGAACATTATGGTCGCCGCTGTCAGGGTTGGCTGGAGGACGATGAAGGCCATCGCGAGCAGTGCGATTACCGTTTTCGTTTCAAAAGCTGCCCGCACTGCGGTGCGGAGAACGACATTGCCGCTCGCCGCTGCCATCAGTGTCAGGAGGTGCTGGTCGATCCCGACGATATGCTGAAGGCGGCGCTGAAGCTGAAAGACGCTCTGGTATTACGCTGTGGCGGCATGGAGTTGCAAAGCGGCCGCGATGAAAAAGGCGAGTGGCTAAAGGCGACCTATTACGACGAAGATGGCACCAGCACCAGCGAACGTTTTCGTTTGCAAACGCCGGCGCAGCGCAAAGCCTTTGAAATGCTGTTCCTGCGCCCACATCAGCGTGCGCCTGGGGTGCCGTTCGCTTGGCAAAATGCCGCCGACGTGCTGGCTCAGCAAGCGCTGCTGCGTCATCCGGATTTTGTTGTGGCGCGCAAACGCGGGCAATTCTGGCAGGTACGAGAAAAAGTGTTCGATTATCAAGGACGCTTCCGCCGCGCCAATGAGCTGTACTGATCTTTGCCCCTTGCAAATCAGGCAGGTTTCCATTGCCCTGTGGGCGGCTTTCCGTTAAAATGCCGCCCGCTTTGCCTGGGTTCGCCCGGTGCTAAAGCAGGTTATCGAACTTGCTACTGGGTCGCCTGTAGCAGGGTAAATTTTCTTTTAAGAGAAAAAACAATGTTCACTATCAATGTAGAAGTACGTAAAGACCAGGGTAAGGGTGCGAGCCGCCGCCTGCGTGCAGCAAATAAATTCCCAGCTATCGTTTACGGTGGCGAAGAAGCTCCAGTTTCCATCGAGCTGGACCATGATTCTGTTAAGAACATGGAAGCTAAAGCAGAATTCTACAGCGAAGCTGTAACTCTGGTTATCGACGGTAAAGAAACCAAAGTTAAAGTTCAGGCTGTACAGCGTCACCCGTTCAAGCCGAAGCTGACCCACATCGACTTCGTTCGCGCGTAATCGCAACGTATTCGAGCTTTTCGGGACGCCGAAGTAGAAAACGCCGCAATTGCGGCGTTTTTTATTGTCTGCGATCCGGCGAAATTATTTGTTGCCACCGCCCAAACGACGTTGCAACTGATCGCGCAGGTTCGGCGGCGTGCCTTTAATGGTTAGCGTGTCGGTCGCCGCATCCCAGAATACACGTTCCCCCAGCAGCATGGCGTCAAAGTTCATGCTGATGCCGCCGCCGCTGCCGGCAAACTTGGTTAACTGACGCAGCGTACCGCGATCGGCCGGGAAGCTGTCTTCCAACTGATAGCCCTGCTCGCTGGAAAACTGCAGAAAATCTTTCTCGCCCACCGGCGCAATCTCTTTCGACAGCTCCTGCAGCTCAATCTCTTCGCCTGCCTGCAGCTGTTCGTTGCAATAGCTGTAAACCTGCTGGCGCACCGACTGGCGCTCATTTTTATCCAGCTGCGCATCAGCACAATAATCGTCAACCGCCTGCAGCAAGCCGCGGTTCTGAGCCTTGGTGTCCAGCCCTTCCGCCGCCGCCAGGAAGTCCATAAAGAAATCGGAAACCTTACGGCCCACACGTCCACGCAGGAAGGTCAGGTAACGGGTCGATTCCGGATTGGTTTCCCACTCGGTCAGATCGATACGCGCGACGATGTCGGCGTGGTTGATGTCCAGATAATGGGTGGTGTTGATATCCAGCTCTTCGTTAACGCGCGAACTGTTGCGGCTGTTGAGGACCGCAATCAATAAATACTCCGCCGCCAGATAACGGTACTGGCCAAACAGCACCACGCCACCTTCGGCGAACGGGTACTTGGCCAGCTCATCGCGCAGACGCCCGGTCGCGGCACGGCTGAAAGCCAGAAAGTCTTTGTCTTCCTTGCGGCAGGTGCGCAACGCGTCCGCCAGTTCACTGCCCTCATTGAACAGGCCGTAAGCCTTGCTCTTGGCGCTATAGACACGATGCAGCTCTTCCATCATCTCTTCTACCGCCGCATTGGTGGGCAGCAGAGTATCGCGCAGCACCACGTCCAGCGTTTGTTCGTCACGTTTGATCAACTGGTGCAGAGCAATCTGGTCGATATCCAGACTCATGGTAAATCCTCCTGTTCTTTTAGCGCGTATTCAAACACTGAAGGCCCCTGCGCTGCAACTTTAAAGCAGTGTTCAACCCGTCGACGATCAATATATTTCCACCATCCATACAGGCGCTAAATACCTCGATTCACCGACGTATTACAGGCTATACACCGGCAATCGCGCAGAATCCTTGACGGGGGAACGCAGGTGCCCCCGCCACGCTACGGTTTGAAAGACAAAGGGAATCGATAAAAGA encodes the following:
- a CDS encoding cyclic di-GMP phosphodiesterase, whose product is MGLKRAFARHVSHRRRSLAKSAIVALVFFILFVAITLSLIDHQRTQYQHRVEQRTQKFTADTLNDLTTIMQQLMPLIDRPCSASQPDITYQAAFHSGVRTFMLVKNGFAYCSSATGEMMLALKNIYPEIDPHQSLDLKLQQGTPLVPGKPAVAVWLRQPGKEDTGVLATLDIALMPYQLFTSRPERAPAIAIILGDRALTSFSPNLMPVNQLPNEKADRISIAGTPMTILFYNQKLTPNDIRLTLMGSLVLSLMIGVLCYYMLLLRQSPERALMRGIKRNEFFIEYQPVFHTQSGTIGGLEALIRWQHPIEGRIPPDLFIPYAESEGLIVPLTRHLFRLIAEDAPKLATALPQGAKLGLNISPSHLSAPSFHHDVYELLAQLPGDYFTLVFEITERGMVEEGNALAEFDWLHQQGIEIAIDDFGTGHSALIYLERFSMDYLKIDRGFVNSIGQDTVTAPVLDAVISLAKKLKMQTVAEGVETAEQVSFLQEQDVNFMQGYYYSRPLSIDNFVAFCNAHTVMDHQALKG
- a CDS encoding extracellular solute-binding protein, whose product is MSVRVFAALVLSALSFGLQAETLNESYAFAQLGEPKYSTDFSHYDYVNPAAPKGGDVRLAAIGTYDNFNRYAPRGVPGERTDALYDSLFTTSDDEIGSYYPLIAESARFPADMRWVEIDINARARFHDSTPITAADVAFTFNKFMTEGVPQFRVAYKGITVKAISRLTVRIEFPQPDKDKLLGLFSLPILPQSFWKDHKLNDPLSTPPLSSGPYKIASYRLGQYITYQRVRDYWAANLPVNRGRFNFDSIRYDYYLDDKVALEAFKAGAYDFRIEGSPKNWATQYQGGNFARNYIIKQDETNQSAQNTRWMAFNMRRPLFADPKIREAITLAFDFDWMNKALYYNAYQRTNSYFQNTPYAASGYPDAAELALLAPLKGKVPAEVFTSIYQPPSSDGSGNDRQNLLKATQLLNQAGWEVKNQRLVNSKTGQPFSFELMLLSGSNFQYVLPFQHNLKRLGIDMQIREIDISQFTKRMRDGDFDMMPTVYLAMPFPSSSLETLWDSKYINSSWNTPGVTDPAVDSLVRQIAAHQGDEKALLPLGRALDRVLTWNRYMLPMWYSNHDRYAYWDKFSTPPIRPAYVIGFDNWWFDVNKAARLPTQQQ
- a CDS encoding ABC transporter permease — protein: MSRLSPINQARWARFRSNRRGYWSLWIFLVLFVLSLGANLIANDRPLLVRYEGRLYLPFIIDYSETTFGGELNTATDYQDPFVKKQIDSHGWAVWPPIRFSYDTINFATEVPFPSAPSRHNLLGTDGNGSDVLARVLYGFRISMLFGLALTLFSSVIGVCVGAVQGYYGGRIDLWGQRFIEVWSGMPTLFLIILLSSIVQPNFWWLLGITILFGWMSLVGVVRAEFLRTRNYDYIRAARAMGVQDRVIMYRHMLPNAMVAMLTFLPFILCGSITTLTSLDFLGFGLPIGSPSLGELLLQGKNNLQAPWLGITAFLVLAVLLSLLIFIGEAVRDAFDPSKAH
- a CDS encoding microcin C ABC transporter permease YejB, which gives rise to MAAYLIRRLLLIIPTLWAIITINFFIVQIAPGGPVDQAIATIEMGQSSGFGGGGTGDGLGHARTGVASATDSQYRGSRGLDPEVIAEITKRYGFDKPLHERYFTMLWNYMRLDFGDSLFRGASVMQLVGHSLPVSITLGLWSTLIIYLVSIPLGIRKAVHNGSAFDTWSSTLIIIGYAIPAFLFAILMIVLFAGGSYLDWFPLRGLVSSNFDTLPWYSKITDYLWHITLPVLATVIGGFATLTMLTKNSFLDEIRKQYVVTARAKGLDENKILYRHVFRNAMLLVIAGFPATFVSMFFTGSLLIEVMFSLNGLGLLGYDATLQRDYPVMFGTLYIFTLIGLLLNILSDITYTLVDPRIDFEARQ
- the yejF gene encoding microcin C ABC transporter ATP-binding protein YejF produces the protein MASTPLLSIQDLGVAFRQGEVLNPVVNGLSLQIEKAETLALVGESGSGKSVTALSVLRLLPSPPVVYTAGDIQFNGNSLLHAPEAELRKVRGNQISMIFQEPMVSLNPLHTIEKQLAEVLALHRGMRRDVARGEIIQCLDRVGIRNAKGRLKDYPHQLSGGERQRVMIAMAVLTQPKLLIADEPTTALDVTIQAQILLLLKELKQEMGMGLLFITHNLNIVRRLADNVAVMRQGQCVEQKDRVRLFSQPQHPYTQQLLAAENVGDPLPLPADAAPLLKVENLQVSFPIKRGLLRRTVGHHYALKDLSFELKAGESVGLVGESGSGKSTTGLALLRLLSAKGAMWFNGQPLHQFSMKQMLPYRSQMQIVFQDPFSALNPRLNVLQIIAEGLEVHQKLSAEQREQRVIEVLQEVGLDPALRHRYPTEFSGGQRQRIAIARALILQPQLLILDEPTSSLDKSVQAQILTLLKSLQQRHRLAYLFISHDLQVVRSLCHQVIVLRQGEVVEQGDCQTIFNSPAAAYTQQLLQLAD